In Pseudomonas sp. P5_109, the genomic window GCCTGCGGCTCCGCAGGCGCCTGCGATGCCCCAGGTGCAGGTCGAGCCCGTGGTGGTGCCCGAGCCACAAGCCTTGCCTCAGGAACCCGTGCCGAGCGATGACGAAATCGCCCAGCAGGAATCGGCGGTGCCAGCTGCGCCGGTGGCTGCAGTGCCAGCAGCCAAACCGCCTGCACCCGCGCCGGTCCCGGCTCTGGCGGCCAAACCTGCAACAGCGCCTGCCCAGCCGATCACCGCGGCACCGGGCAAGCCGGACACCACGCAAAGCCGTGTCGACGCCAATGGCCTGTCTGTCAGCTGGTCGGTGCAACTGGCCAGCCTGGCGAATCGTGAAAGCGCGGAAAAACTTCAGAAAACCCTGCGCAGCCAGGGTTACAACGCCTACATCCGTACCGCCGACGGCAAAAACCGGGTGTTTGTCGGGCCGCTGATCGAGCGCGCCGAAGCCGACCGGCTGCGTGACTTGCTGAACCGCCAGCAGAACCTCAAGGGCTTTGTCGTGCGCTTTCAACCGGAGCGTGGCTAA contains:
- a CDS encoding SPOR domain-containing protein, with product MALLDKAYKQRMVGALVLVALAVIFLPMLFSRQDEQRQVTVEAPAAPQAPAMPQVQVEPVVVPEPQALPQEPVPSDDEIAQQESAVPAAPVAAVPAAKPPAPAPVPALAAKPATAPAQPITAAPGKPDTTQSRVDANGLSVSWSVQLASLANRESAEKLQKTLRSQGYNAYIRTADGKNRVFVGPLIERAEADRLRDLLNRQQNLKGFVVRFQPERG